In Penicillium psychrofluorescens genome assembly, chromosome: 5, a single window of DNA contains:
- a CDS encoding uncharacterized protein (ID:PFLUO_007724-T1.cds;~source:funannotate) — MDEFNASRTSIISKLAEYYGSETGDTITKEESEEDGDGSVFWSCESDGEKNASEAEEGVSTLSSQSSISIAAIRRTLTLKEDEVAKEVTLFLERGVTRSSDDNGYIYILCFSNLPGKFKVGFTKKAPESRIKVHKNCYGTLKVIATTEKIPHPYQVEQLLLKEFSNKQYKLKEGCQKCMVFHRELLDVDKETLLRSLEKWTHFVRSNPYGKTGRLTTNAKENLPLPALRSYLGYKPTRRRKSAGPTPKKKGGGQDSQITLLPASKFKSATPTTKSFGVDEIELHPDGLLSALDKLQLTPSVSRRSVSEGVSSGSKDIDQD, encoded by the coding sequence ATGGATGAGTTCAATGCAAGCAGGACTTCCATAATTTCCAAGTTGGCGGAATACTATGGCTCTGAGACTGGTGATACAATTACCAAGGAAGAAAgtgaagaagacggagacGGGAGCGTGTTCTGGTCGTGTGAATCCGACGGAGAGAAAAACGCATCCGAGGCGGAAGAGGGTGTTTCAACCCTTTCTAGTCAATCATCGATTTCAATTGCGGCTATACGCCGCACACTCACCCTTAAAGAAGATGAAGTGGCCAAAGAGGTCACGCTTTTTTTGGAGCGAGGTGTTACGCGCAGCTCTGACGACAACGGGTATATCTACATTCTATGTTTTTCTAACCTACCGGGGAAATTCAAAGTTGGCTTTACCAAGAAGGCCCCTGAGTCTCGCATCAAAGTTCACAAAAACTGTTACGGCACGCTGAAAGTGATCGCGACGACGGAAAAAATCCCTCACCCCTATCAGGTGGAACAACTATTGCTGAAAGAGTTCTCCAACAAGCAGTATAAGCTGAAAGAGGGTTGTCAAAAGTGCATGGTCTTTCACCGAGAGCTGCTTGATGTCGACAAGGAAACTCTGTTGAGAAGTTTGGAGAAATGGACACACTTCGTTCGATCCAATCCATACGGCAAAACAGGTAGATTGACGACAAATGCTAAGGAAAACCTACCTCTTCCCGCTTTAAGAAGCTATCTCGGTTACAAGCCAACCCGCCGTCGGAAATCTGCAGGCCCTActccaaaaaagaaaggaggagGCCAGGATTCCCAGATCACACTGCTGCCAGCTTCAAAATTCAAGTCTGCCACGCCGACCACCAAGTCCTTCGGTGTTGATGAGATCGAGCTGCATCCAGATGGCCTATTATCAGCGCTCGATAAACTTCAACTCACACCCTCAGTGAGCAGACGGAGCGTTAGTGAGGGTGTGTCCAGCGGTTCAAAGGATATTGATCAAGATTGA